TGCTCACGACTCACACTTCTCAAACACTAGAAATGAAAACTGCACTCAGATGCTCAAATGAATAcataactttatttaaataaatgctttgtcataacaaaaaagacaaaggtTAAAAGAGTACATAAATTACAAGTTGAATAAATATTACACAGTGATATTCActttaataatttgaattttttgttttttttttcttatttgtctTTATGCAGTTCCAAATACTGACCATTTTATTTCCCACTATCCTCCTGCCACCGATGGGTCCGTTTCACCAAATTATGAAAACCAATTGTGTAGTTCCATTACATCCGAAACGTGTTATGTATTCAGAAAAcgctgtaattactgtactaCTAGAGTatgaaaagtgaaaatgagTTTAACCAAGTGCGAGACGAGAGACCcgaggaagctgctgctcacacaccgCCGCCTCCACCGACAGCACTAACTTCCCCCGGCCTGCTGGTCCCTGATGACGGCGTCGCTAAGTGTATCTAGTGTCATGCAGTTGGTGACCCCCGTGCTGGGGAAGTGGCTAGGCCCTGGTTACGTCTCCCTCGACCCCCCCCCACAACTTCTCTGTCCACTCTCACCTCTGTGCAATAGGCCATGGGAATCTCTAGCTGTGTTACGTTTAGTCTAGTTTTCCCCTAAgagatgttgctgtgtttgaggCCCAGACGCCCCCACCTTTACAAGGTAAGCACACATAACACAATATTTAGCTTggtgtctgctttttttttttttatgtgtatttttttattccatTAACTTCATGATATCACATCTTAGGATGTTGTGTGTCAATATCAATAGTGAGTAACTGAAATAAGTGCAAGCGGCTTTTTTGATATTGGAAGAGGGGCAAGGATCGTATGTGCACAACAGTTTCTGATTCTCCCCACACGTCCTGCGGCGTCCCCTCCCTGTCAGACATATACAATGGCATTCACATGAAAAGCAAGAATCTTAGCTTATTGATTGTCGTAGAATGAGAAGAGGAAGGTGGAGCTGACTGTGGCtacgcagcagctccacacacatcACTGACCCCCAAGGTACAGGAGCTTCCAACATCCACCATGTTCATGGTTCTTCTAATCAGAAGTTCACCCCTAGACCTCTATCATGATCTCAAGTATCAGCCCCAGCAAACGGAGGGTTGTCTGAAAATTAAGTGGCCCCGTACGACATCCATATCCCCTTCACGTCTCAGTTGCATGTAGGAAGgcactgtcactgtcacacacagaacaactATGTAAATGTCTCGTTTCTCACCACGCTTCCTTTAGGTGTCTGTAGGTAAGGTTTGAACAGGAAGGTTCCAGAGGTTAGCTTCTTCCACTGCCCTGTCGTCGTATCATCTAAGAGAGTTTACAGGCTAATTTTTCAAAACACAATTACATTGTTGTCATACTTTGCTTCTAGaggaaaaaacaacattcaataactatatttaaatgtaattcaATACACCACGGTTACACTGTGTAGCAGTACTGAGGGGAAACCACTCGATAAAGGAAAATGGCTCAAATGTGGGCAGTCGTTACTTCACTGAAGGCAAGaagaacagcacaaacaaaaccatgCAAAGCTACACTTCACACAGCTGAGCGGGAGCCGGAGCGGCTCCGCATCGCATCGCACACTATGTCACCAGCGGGAGGCGGCGCCCCCTGCAGGTCCGTGTCGCCCTGCATGgcagtgtctgtgcagtgaGGCACAGTTGGCTTGTCGGGCTAGCTACGCTGTGGAAGAGCCGCGTACTCGCTTGGTCTGCCGCCATCCGCCcactctttgtttgttttgtttgttacgTTGAAGAGAAGTCCAGAGTcaaacaaaagagaaagaacGAAGCAGGGCGGGCTCCACTCCATCATAACCCAACACAGGTTGATATggtccatacacacacacacacacacacacacacacacacacacacacacacacacacacacacacacacacacacattgcgtTGTGAAGTTACATATATCTAAGCACGTTCCCCTCGTCATAAGTGCTTTGACAGAACTACAAACCCAGATAGAGTCAACTTTTACAGCATTTCTCCACcaattgtttcttttttcttcttttggaaaacagacaaaaaaccAAATTACTCAACAGCCAATGGTCAGTTCCAGAGTGGCGTCGTGTCCCACAGCCTACAACTGATCGTGTTCAATGTGcctaatgatttttttttttacttccaaTAAATTTCAAATCATACAAATTGTAGTGAAGCCccacatataaaaatatatcCATTATGTGCATATATTTTCATGAAAGTGCAGCCACAGGACCACGGAGGTCCGCGAGCAACAGTCAGGGGTGGAGTGAATCTTCTGGGACGTCTCCCCTCATTCGGAGATGAGTGCTTGGTAAACAACagacaggaaaaggaaaaaatgcaGGTGTCCGTTCTCAGCCCGTTCGATCAATTTGATTTTTCCTCCtattttttcaataaaaaaaaacaaaacaaaacattgaatTCTTGAGGTGAACAGAGGGCGAATTTAGAGAGGAGCGAGAGCCCTGGGCCGTACGATGGctagggtggtggtggtggtgggggggcccTCTGGAGGACGGCCTCCCCGTCACTCGTTGTTGTTGCTACTCTCCAGGTCCTTGCACTGGATGTCTCCTCCGCTGTAGTCCGTGCCGGGCAGCTGGACGCCATACTTGTCCACACACCAGCAGATGCCCCGCTTGCGGCCGCGAGATGGTTTACACTGTGGGCGGAGcatcggagagagagagaggggcagtCACAACGAGCCTGCACTGAAACGGGGCTCTACCCCATGAAGCATTCAGTACTGGGCTGATTCCAAACTCACCTGTTTGCGCTTGAAGAATCCTTTTCTGTCACAGTTGGGAATGTACAGAGACAGAGCCAACACGCGAGAGTTGTTCTTCATCCCCTGAATGATGCCGTCCAGTTTTCTCCTGCATGGACCCTTTGAAGAACAGCAACATGGCTCAAATCTACGTGGAAAGTGctgaagcagccacagcagctaacTGACGTCTATACTTACAAATTCAGGCTCATGCTTGTCGATGGACAGAGGAGAGTAGTCCGTGGTGGAGCCGAAGTTGCGCTGCTTGCCCTgcttcctcttctgctccttGAGCAAGGCCTGGGCCTTTTTACTGTTCACAATGTCTTTATGGAGGAGGGGCACTTTCGCCGGCTGCAGCTCTGTAATCTCTGTGGTCATGGCGTCCTCGTGTTCCCGAGACTCAcgatctgcagcagctacaaATACAAGGCGATAGATTCGTGTTTAGCCAATGACAAAGCAGCACAGTCATGAAGACACTGGCGCACATCAACGTGAACCAACAGCAATATCTGTTTCTAGGGAGGTTGAACTGCAGCACTGTTATCTGTTACTGTCACCTGCGTGTAGTGTTAGCTTAGGTCTGAGGTCATTCCCACAGAAGCGGGTGCTTTTCCCAGGCTTGGTCACATGTTGCTTAACCTTTGTTTACAAAGGACTGAACCCAGCACTcaagaaaaaacagctgatgaactGCTACCGCTGAGACCCGTCCACAGACACCTCCTGCTGAGTCTGCTTGGCCTTAAAGTTGCATGGAATCACCCACAGGGCAGTGAAACATGTCTGCCTGTGCCTGGACAATCAGCTAATACGTTATCTGCAGGTCTGTGAGCAGAGTCGCTGCACAGTGACGTGTCCCACGTTAAACAGATTCAAGTGTCGAACTCAGGAAAGTCCAGTGGACTCGTGCGTTTCAGTTTTAGGATGACATCAGCCCCCAGGGGGCGCTGTAGCCCCAGGCATCTGGAGGTCCCTCTTCATGAGGTATTCACAGGTTGAGGGCTCTTTATCCGTAACTGTCCACCCCCTCTCCTATCTTTGGGGCTCAGCCTCTTAAGCCTGGACCCCCAGCCAGAGGTTCTTTGAGGCCACAGAAAAAAGCCCTCTGCTGTCCTCAGATCATAAGTACAGGGTTATTGCGGGGACCGTGTAAGGCCCCAGCCGGCTGAGGCCACGATGCCAGTGGATGACCCTGGTTATATTTATCTGACAAGGAAACCCGCCGTGGTGCACAGGGCCAGACGCGCTGAACCAGAGAGGAATGTTGGCTGCGGACGACGGGCCAACTGCTGCTGAAAGACAAAACAACTTCCACACTTGTTTGGGGGCATGAGAGAAAAGCTGCCTGCTAGCACACAGCCGCCGCGGTGAAGAAAGGCAGCGAGACGTAACAAGGACACAAGCTCAGAGAAACCAGGGTTCAAAGAGCCTGACACAGCATGAGCGTCTGGAGtctgggaggggagggagctggaggcagGGTGATTACCAGAATTGGGTCTTTGGCTTGTGCACCGCACTGCCGTCGCTTTGAAATTAATCTCACAACTCATGACTTGGCAGGCCTGGGTTTGTGTTTAGATATGTCCTTGTGTCTCCCCACTCAGACTACGAGGCTATTGCTCGCTATAAATAAATACGTCAAACAAGCATTCCTGTGTACACCAAGCATGTGACCACTGTGGAAAAACGCCTTATTTCTGCCGTATGGCGCAATCATTTCTCAGGGCTCTTGATTAAAATGCCACATATTTGGCCAAACGCTGCTGTTGAAAGGCAGACTCTGTTTTTCATTCCTCATTCATGTGTAATCTCCCTTAAGCGCAGAAGTGGCCACATCAGTGACACTCACCTACAGCGGACGACTCTGGGAAAAGGTCTGCGTGTAGTGAACAATGTTAGCGGGGCAGAGGAGAAAACGCTGGCCTTTCCTGTTCCTCTGAAGTGGGCTCTGCAGCGCTCACTTTTTCCATGTCAGGGTACCCGGCTTGTAACGCGGGCTTAGATGGGCTGTGTTTAACTCCTGAAACTCGGCCAAGACGCTGGACGGGGGCCAACGGAGCCGAGTCATGTGCAGCTCTTCCATTCAACTGAGCCCAAAGCTGTGCTGCtatctcacccccccccccccccctcctcctcctccagctaaAGATTTCATTAACGAGAGGAGCGGAGTAGCCAAAGGAGGTGCACCTGATACTTCACTGTTTAAAAATTAACATCTGCACACAATTATGCTTCATGAATAGCCCAAGATTCTTCTGAGCAGCAGTCCAGGCATGAAAGATAAGCTACCACTTCTTTGGGTTTTTTCTACATTAatgctgataaataaaaaggccTGGACAATAGATTGTCCCACCTTTCATTGGATTTCCCAGCATGACACCACGTTTGTTTCATCCCGCCTTTGATTAAGTCGGTCTCTGTGCAGCATCTGAAATTACATCTTTACAAGATGTAAGAGAGCAATGAATAGAGGTGCTGTTTAATCTCAACAGGGGGTAGGACAAGATAATTGTGGGGCTAAATGAGCCCGAGGGCCTGTGACGTATAAAGCCCGACATCGGTTCTGTAAGCCATCCTCCAGCCTCAGACGGTTTCGGCTACTTAATATTTGAAGCAGGGCCACGGCCTGATAACCCTGCAGTTTCTGGAGCAGAAAGGCAGGTGTGAACGGCCCAGAGGAGACGTGTGTGCAATGAGTAAAGTGGAGACGTGCCCGTGGTTTGACCCAGAAAGATGATGAGTTACACAAAGAGCAAAGAGGCTGATGGGAAAGAATCCAAAGCTTCCCGACACGGAGCTCAGGTGATCTGGGCCCGGTCTGATTCGACCGTGTCAGAGAAGCGTTGATGTTCTGACGCCTGTTGTCCTCCTCCGGTTGTTGGGGCCTGCGCAGGAAACCACTCTTCCCATGGTATTGTGCACACAGATTATGTTCGTTGCAATCAAAAagtttcctgcttttctcaATGCATGGTATAAATAGCAACAAGAACAATTCAAGGATTATAAATCACAAAACACGACTTATGAGAGCATGCAAAGTCTTTCCAGGGAGGAAATGCTCCTATAGGTAAGCAAACACTGGCCTGTTTACAGCCTGTGCCGCGCAAAGAAAGTCCGTCCGTGTTGTGAGTCCGTTATCAAAGTCAGGCGCGCGGCTGCTCGGCTGCACATTCCTAATTTTGGTCTGAGGTCTCGTCCCACATCTGACTTTTGGTTTTCGACAAACCACGCGGACGAACGCAACCTCCTCTGGCTCACCATCGCCACAACACAGTCACTGGGTGTGACGGCGTTTGAAGGCAGCGTTTCGGCGAGAGCCGTCCCGCGCAAACAGCATGAAAGGCAAGATGGCGGCGGCCACGCTCGCCGCATTTGTGTGGGGTTTACAGACTGCGGCGCGACGCGTAGTTTTCATGCTTCTAAATGATTAAGACAAAGAATTACCAGCAGCACCTCAGTAATTATGAAGGATTTAGAaggaagcagagaagaggagctcAGCGGAGCGCGGAACAGCAGACGCTTCGCCCGTCTCACTTTCGGTGCGACGTCGTTTCAGAGAAGTCACAGGAGCCTTTTGTGTTTCTACGGCTCCCGAAACTTTA
This genomic interval from Betta splendens chromosome 21, fBetSpl5.4, whole genome shotgun sequence contains the following:
- the LOC114847341 gene encoding insulin-like growth factor-binding protein 5 — its product is MILSLCLLVTFILGLSGCLGLGSYVPCEPCDQKALSMCPPVPVGCQLVKEPGCGCCLTCALSEGQACGVYTGTCTQGLRCLPRSGEEKPLHALLHGRGVCTNEKGYKPAHAPVAAADRESREHEDAMTTEITELQPAKVPLLHKDIVNSKKAQALLKEQKRKQGKQRNFGSTTDYSPLSIDKHEPEFGPCRRKLDGIIQGMKNNSRVLALSLYIPNCDRKGFFKRKQCKPSRGRKRGICWCVDKYGVQLPGTDYSGGDIQCKDLESSNNNE